In a genomic window of Drosophila takahashii strain IR98-3 E-12201 chromosome 3L, DtakHiC1v2, whole genome shotgun sequence:
- the LOC108066729 gene encoding uncharacterized protein, which produces MSSPVSESKLKEYYDVALKLVLKCGPLMQEGYQKAKTDYKVKSDFYDLVTVYDKQIEDLLTEGLVAAFPESLIIGEEESAASERQAELTNAPTWIIDPIDGTTNFIHRIPHCCISVGLAINKELVVGIIYNPPANELFSAYKGHGAYLNGQPIHTSKVTTINQAVIAYEISLIHAARVRDKNVKRLYKMASNATGTRCFGSAALTLCYVATGQCDAYHVEDLKPWDIAAGAIILTEAGGTICHTSGSEFNVMKPDCVCAATPELAKNVISLIEEANQITEYTFK; this is translated from the exons ATGAGTTCCCCGGTCAGCGAGTCCAAGCTCAAGGAGTACTACGATGTGGCCCTGAAGCTGGTCCTCAAGTGCGGACCTCTGATGCAGGAGGGCTACCAGAAGGCCAAGACGGACTACAAGGTCAAGTCGGACTTCTACGACCTGGTCACCGTCTACGACAAACAAATCGAGGACCTTCTAACCGAGGGATTGGTGGCGGCCTTCCCCGAATCCCTAATTATTGGCGAGGAGGAGTCGGCAGCCTCGGAGCGCCAGGCGGAACTGACGAATGCGCCCACCTGGATCATTGATCCCATCGACGGCACCACCAATTTCATCCACCGCATCCCACATTGCTGCATTTCCGTGGGTCTGGCCATCAACAAGGAGCTGGTGGTGGGCATCATCTACAACCCGCCGGCGAATGAGCTGTTCTCCGCCTACAAGGGACATGGAGCCTACCTGAATGGCCAGCCCATCCACACGTCCAAAGTGACGACG ATCAACCAAGCGGTGATTGCCTACGAAATCTCCCTGATCCACGCCGCCCGAGTGAGGGACAAGAATGTGAAGCGTCTGTACAAGATGGCCTCGAATGCCACGGGAACCCGCTGTTTTGGAAGCGCAGCCTTAACACTTTGCTATGTGGCCACCGGTCAGTGCGATGCCTATCATGTGGAGGATCTGAAACCCTGGGACATTGCTGCCGGAGCCATTATCCTGACCGAAGCCGGTGGCACTATTTGTCACACCAGCGGATCCGAGTTCAATGTGATGAAACCGGACTGCGTATGCGCCGCAACGCCGGAGTTGGCCAAGAATGTGATTAGCCTTATCGAAGAGGCCAACCAGATTACAGAGTACACATTCAAGTAA
- the LOC108066731 gene encoding uncharacterized protein, whose amino-acid sequence MSYKIGEEKLREYYQVSLELVRKCGPLFLEGFQKPKTDYEVKSAFYDLVTVFDQQIEATLTEGLLRAFPESKIIGEEALAGAKTQPELTDAPTWIIDPIDGTNNYVRKIPHCCISVGLTINKELVVGIVYNPPANELYSAWQGHGAFLNGQPIGVSNVKEINQAVVGYEISLIVVSKGRDKNVKRLYKLASNATGTRSFGCAALTLCYIAAGRCDAYHVENLKPWDLAGGALILREAGGIVYHTSGGRFDVMKPDCVCTCSEGLAKNVIQLIEEADQITDYTLE is encoded by the exons ATGAGTTATAAAATCGGCGAGGAAAAGCTACGCGAATACTACCAGGTATCCCTGGAACTGGTCAGGAAGTGCGGTCCCCTCTTCTTGGAGGGTTTTCAGAAACCAAAAACGGACTACGAAGTCAAGTCGGCTTTTTATGACCTGGTCACAGTGTTCGACCAGCAAATAGAAGCCACGCTAACGGAAGGTTTGCTCAGGGCCTTTCCGGAATCGAAAATAATAGGCGAGGAAGCTTTGGCAGGCGCCAAAACCCAACCGGAACTGACGGATGCCCCCACATGGATCATAGATCCCATTGATGGCACCAACAATTATGTGCGAAAGATCCCCCATTGTTGTATCTCCGTGGGTTTGACCATTAACAAAGAGCTTGTGGTGGGGATTGTCTACAATCCACCGGCAAACGAGTTGTATTCAGCTTGGCAAGGTCATGGAGCTTTTTTAAATGGCCAACCCATTGGGGTTTCTAACGTGAAAGAG ATAAACCAAGCTGTGGTCGGCTATGAGATCTCCCTAATCGTGGTGTCCAAGGGGCGGGACAAAAATGTGAAGCGCCTCTACAAGCTAGCCTCGAATGCCACTGG CACTCGCAGCTTTGGGTGTGCAGCTCTCACGCTATGCTACATAGCTGCTGGCCGCTGCGACGCCTATCATGTGGAGAATCTTAAGCCCTGGGATCTGGCTGGCGGTGCCTTAATCCTCAGAGAAGCAGGTGGCATTGTTTACCACACCAGCGGAGGAAGATTCGATGTGATGAAGCCCGATTGTGTGTGCACCTGCTCTGAGGGATTGGCTAAAAATGTAATCCAATTAATAGAGGAGGCTGACCAGATTACAGATTATACTCTTGAATAA
- the LOC108066730 gene encoding uncharacterized protein produces the protein MAEVNQAEIEELYNFIHPLAIEAGEILMEGYEMASKNVSIKGDFYDVVTDYDNKIEDFLMEKILASYPGHKFIGEEATAKNNNVSGELTDAPTWIIDPIDGTSNFIKQIPHVCVSIGLAINKQIVVGVINNPVQKKLFTTKLGQGAFCNGKPIHVSSCESVKDANVAYEVSLLHVHSVANKHIKRIYHVGLNARRLVAYSCVVDELCMVAAGNLDAFYIEDMYPWDCAAGSLLVKEAGGVVTHPFGGPFDIMKPDLICAGTEKLRKEVENLLRKADEEESVGGKPVPK, from the exons ATGGCAGAAGTGAATCAAGCGGAGATTGAGGAGTTGTACAACTTCATCCATCCACTGGCCATCGAGGCGGGCGAGATCCTCATGGAGGGCTACGAAATGGCCAGTAAAAACGTCTCCATCAAGGGCGATTTCTACGATGTGGTGACCGACTATGACAACAAGATCGAAGACTTTCTCATGGAGAAGATATTGGCCAGCTATCCTGGACATAAGTTTATTGGCGAGGAGGCGACGGCCAAGAACAACAATGTATCCGGCGAACTGACGGATGCTCCCACCTGGATCATAGATCCTATTGACGGCACATCAAATTTCATAAAGCAAATTCCGCACGTTTGCGTTTCGATTGGTTTGGCCATCAACAAACAGATCGTCGTGGGCGTCATCAACAATCCTGTCCAGAAGAAGCTCTTCACGACGAAATTGGGTCAAGGAGCCTTCTGCAATGGAAAGCCCATCCATGTGAGCAGCTGTGAGAGCGTCAAGGATGCCAATGTGGCCTACGAAGTGTCCCTGCTGCACGTCCACTCGGTGGCCAACAAGCACATCAAAAGGATCTACCATGTGGGACTGAATGCGAGGag ACTTGTGGCCTACTCCTGTGTTGTGGACGAGCTGTGCATGGTGGCAGCTGGCAACTTGGATGCCTTCTACATCGAGGACATGTATCCCTGGGATTGTGCCGCCGGTTCCCTGCTGGTGAAGGAGGCGGGGGGCGTGGTGACGCATCCCTTTGGCGGACCCTTCGATATAATGAAGCCGGATCTCATTTGCGCCGGAACGGAAAAGTTGCGCAAAGAGGTCGAGAATCTGTTGCGCAAGGCCGACGAGGAGGAGTCGGTGGGGGGCAAGCCAGTGCCGAAGTAA
- the Arl1 gene encoding ADP-ribosylation factor-like protein 1, which translates to MGGVLSYFRGLLGSREMRILILGLDGAGKTTILYRLQVGEVVTTIPTIGFNVEQVTYKNLKFQVWDLGGQTSIRPYWRCYYSNTDAIIYVVDSADRDRIGISKDELLYMLREEELAGAILVVLANKQDMDGCMTVAEVHHALGLENLKNRTFQIFKTSATKGEGLDQAMDWLSNTLQSRK; encoded by the exons ATGG GTGGGGTGCTCAGCTACTTTCGCGGACTGCTCGGCTCCCGGGAGATGCGCATCTTGATCCTGGGCCTGGACGGCGCCGGCAAGACCACGATCCTCTACAGACTGCAGGTGGGCGAGGTGGTCACCACGATACCCACCATCGGCTTCAACGTGGAGCAGGTCACCTACAAGAACCTCAAGTTCCAGGTCTGGGATTTGGGCGGACAGACAAGTATTAG ACCTTACTGGCGTTGCTACTACAGCAACACAGACGCCATCATCTACGTGGTGGACTCGGCGGATCGCGACCGCATAGGCATTTCCAAGGACGAGCTGCTCTACATGCTgcgggaggaggagctggccgGAGCGATACTGGTCGTGCTGGCGAACAAGCAGGACATGGATGGATGCATGACCGTGGCCGAGGTGCATCATGCGTTAGGGCTGGAGAACCTCAAGAATCGAACATTTCAGATTTTCAAAACGTCGGCCACCAAGGGCGAGGGACTCGACCAGGCCATGGACTGGCTGTCCAACACCCTGCAGAGTCGCAAGTAG
- the PolD1 gene encoding DNA polymerase delta catalytic subunit, whose protein sequence is MDAKRKFNGTSNGHAKKPRNPDEDEEMGFEAELAAFENSEDMDQTLLMGDGPENQQTSERWSRPPPPDLDPFKDNLQFQQLDVENYLGQPLPGMPGAQIGPVPVVRMFGVTMEGNSVCCHVHGFCPYFYIEAPRQFEEHQCEKLQKALDQKVIADIRNNKDNVQEAVLMVELVEKLNIHGYNGDKKQRYIKITVTLPRFVAAASRLLKKEVIMSEIDFQDCRAFENNIDFDIRFMVDTGVVGCNWIELPVGHWRMRNSRSKPLPESRCQIEVDVAFDRFISHEPEGEWSKVAPFRILSFDIECAGRKGIFPEAKMDPVIQIANMVIRQGEREPFIRNVFTLNECAPIIGSQVLCHDKETQMLDKWSAFVREVDPDILTGYNINNFDFPYLINRAAHLKVKNFEYLGRIKNIRSVIKEQMLQSKQMGRRENQYVNFEGRVPFDLLFVLLRDYKLRSYTLNAVSYHFLQEQKEDVHHSIITDLQNGDEQTRRRLAMYCLKDAYLPLRLLEKLMAIVNYMEMARVTGVPLESLLTRGQQIKVLSQLLRKAKTKGFIMPSYTSQGSDEQYEGATVIEPKRGYYADPISTLDFASLYPSIMMAHNLCYTTLVLGGTREKLREQENLQDDQVERTPANNYFVKSEVRRGLLPEILESLLAARKRAKNDLKVETDPFKRKVLDGRQLALKISANSVYGFTGAQVGKLPCLEISGSVTAYGRTMIELTKNEVETHYTQANGYENNAVVIYGDTDSVMVNFGVKTLERSMELGREAAELVSSKFVHPIKLEFEKVYYPYLLINKKRYAGLYFTRPETYDKMDCKGIETVRRDNSPLVANLMNACLQKLLIERDPDGAVAYVKQVIADLLCNRIDISHLVITKELAKTDYAAKQAHVELAAKMKKRDPGTAPKLGDRVPYVICAAAKNTPAYQKAEDPLYVLENSVPIDATYYLEQQLSKPLLRIFEPILGDNAESILLKGEHTRTRTVVTSKVGGLAGFMTKKTACLGCKSLMPKGYEQACLCPHCEPRMSELYQKEVSAKRELEETFSRLWTECQRCQESLHEEVICSNRDCPIFYMRQKVRMDLDSQEKRVMRFGLAEW, encoded by the exons ATGGACGCCAAGCGCAAGTTTAATGGCACCTCCAATGGCCACGCCAAAAAGCCCAG GAATCCCGACGAAGACGAGGAAATGGGCTTTGAGGCGGAGCTGGCTGCCTTCGAGAACTCCGAGGACATGGATCAGACTTTGCTAATGGGCGACGGGCCGGAGAATCAGCAGACCAGTGAGCGCTGGTCCCGCCCACCTCCACCAGATTTAGATCCCTTTAAGGACAACTTGCAGTTCCAGCAGCTGGATGTGGAGAACTACCTGGGACAGCCCTTGCCGGGAATGCCAGGTGCGCAAATAGGACCCGTTCCGGTTGTCCGCATGTTCGGGGTCACCATGGAGGGCAACTCGGTGTGCTGCCATGTCCACGGCTTCTGTCCGTACTTCTACATAGAGGCTCCCAGGCAATTTGAAGAGCACCAGTGCGAGAAACTACAGAAGGCCCTGGATCAGAAGGTCATAGCCGATATCCGGAACAACAAGGACAATGTCCAGGAAGCTGTGCTCATGGTGGAGCTGGTGGAGAAGCTGAATATCCACGGCTACAACGGCGACAAGAAGCAGAGGTACATCAAAATTACGGTGACACTGCCCAGATTTGTGGCCGCCGCCTCGCGGCTGCTCAAAAAGGAGGTGATCATGTCGGAGATCGACTTCCAGGACTGCCGCGCCTTCGAGAACAACATTGACTTCGATATCCGCTTCATGGTGGACACGGGAGTGGTCGGTTGCAACTGGATTGAGCTTCCCGTGGGCCACTGGCGGATGAGGAACAGCCGCAGCAAACCGCTGCCCGAATCCCGCTGCCAGATTGAGGTTGATGTGGCCTTCGACAGGTTCATCTCCCACGAACCGGAGGGCGAGTGGTCCAAGGTGGCGCCCTTCCGCATCCTCTCCTTCGATATCGAGTGCGCCGGTCGCAAGGGAATCTTTCCCGAGGCCAAAATGGATCCCGTCATTCAGATAGCCAACATGGTCATTCGGCAGGGAGAGCGAGAGCCCTTCATCAGGAATGTCTTCACCCTGAACGAGTGTGCTCCGATCATAGGAAGCCAGGTGCTGTGCCACGACAAGGAGACCCAGATGCTGGACAAGTGGTCGGCCTTTGTGCGGGAGGTCGATCCGGACATCCTGACCGGCTATAATATCAACAACTTTGACTTTCCCTACCTGATCAACCGGGCTGCGCACTTGAAGGTCAAGAACTTCGAGTATCTGGGCCGGATTAAGAACATTCGCTCGGTGATCAAGGAGCAGATGCTGCAGTCCAAGCAGATGGGTCGCCGGGAGAACCAGTATGTGAATTTCGAGGGTCGCGTGCCCTTCGATCTGCTCTTTGTCTTGCTGCGCGACTACAAACTGCGCTCCTACACGCTCAACGCTGTGAGCTATCACTTCCTGCAGGAGCAAAAGGAGGATGTGCATCACAGCATCATTACGGATCTGCAGAACGGAGACGAGCAAACGCGTCGCCGGCTGGCCATGTACTGCCTGAAGGATGCCTACCTGCCGCTGAGATTGCTCGAGAAGCTGATGGCCATCGTTAACTACATGGAAATGGCCAGGGTGACGGGTGTGCCGCTGGAATCGCTGCTCACCCGCGGACAACAGATCAAGGTGTTGAGTCAACTGTTGCGCAAGGCCAAGACCAAGGGCTTCATCATGCCCTCGTACACCTCCCAGGGATCGGATGAGCAGTACGAGGGAGCCACTGTGATTGAACCGAAAAGGGGCTACTATGCGGATCCCATCTCCACGCTGGATTTCGCCTCCCTGTATCCGAGTATAATGATGGCCCACAACTTGTGCTACACCACCTTGGTTCTGGGCGGAACGCGTGAGAAGCTGCGCGAGCAGGAGAACCTGCAGGATGATCAGGTAGAGCGCACGCCGGCCAATAATTACTTTGTTAAATCGGAGGTGCGGCGCGGCCTGCTGCCCGAGATCCTGGAATCCCTTTTGGCCGCCAGGAAGCGGGCCAAAAACGACCTGAAAGTGGAAACGGATCCGTTTAAACGGAAGGTTTTGGATGGCAGGCAGCTGGCGTTGAAGATTTCGGCCAATTCGGTGTATGGATTCACCGGTGCCCAGGTGGGAAAGCTGCCCTGCCTGGAGATCTCGGGCAGCGTCACCGCCTATGGCCGCACCATGATCGAGTTGACCAAAAACGAGGTGGAGACGCACTACACGCAGGCCAATGGCTATGAGAACAATGCGGTGGTCATCTACGGCGACACAGACTCTGTGATGGTTAATTTCGGTGTAAAGACACTGGAGCGCAGCATGGAGCTAGGTCGCGAGGCGGCCGAGTTGGTTAGCTCCAAGTTCGTGCATCCCATTAAGCTGGAGTTCGAGAAGGTCTACTATCCGTACCTCCTCATCAACAAGAAGCGCTATGCGGGATTGTACTTCACGCGGCCGGAGACGTACGATAAAATGGACTGCAAGGGCATCGAAACGGTGAGGAGGGATAACTCGCCGCTGGTGGCCAACCTGATGAACGCCTGCCTGCAGAAACTGCTCATCGAAAGGGATCCCGACGGGGCAGTGGCCTACGTGAAACAGGTGATTGCCGATCTGCTCTGCAACCGCATCGACATCTCGCATCTGGTCATCACCAAGGAGCTGGCGAAGACGGACTACGCGGCTAAGCAGGCGCACGTGGAGTTGGCCGCCAAGATGAAGAAAAGAGATCCTGGCACGGCACCCAAGCTGGGCGATCGAGTTCCCTATGTGATCTGTGCGGCGGCCAAGAATACGCCTGCTTATCAGAAGGCCGAGGATCCGCTGTATGTGCTGGAGAACAGCGTGCCCATCGACGCCACCTACTATCTGGAGCAGCAGCTCTCCAAGCCGCTGCTGCGGATCTTTGAGCCCATTTTGGGCGACAATGCAGAGTCCATTTTGCTGAAGGGCGAGCACACGCGCACTCGCACTGTGGTTACTTCAAAAGTGGGTGGTTTAGCCGGCTTTATGACCAAGAAAACCGCCTGCTTGGGCTGCAAATCCCTGATGCCCAAGGGATACGAGCAGGCCTGCCTGTGTCCGCATTGCGAGCCCCGCATGAGTGAGCTCTACCAGAAGGAGGTGAGTGCCAAAAGGGAGCTGGAGGAGACCTTTTCGCGCCTCTGGACGGAGTGCCAGCGATGCCAGGAGTCGCTGCATGAGGAGGTCATCTGCTCGAACCGCGATTGTCCCATCTTCTACATGCGACAGAAGGTGCGCATGGATTTGGACAGTCAGGAGAAGAGGGTGATGCGATTCGGCTTGGCCGAGTGGTAG
- the Hip14 gene encoding palmitoyltransferase Hip14, protein MYQSACQAATTGSCVPGAGQQPDNERQSALIAQQPPTAPVEPDYSGFDIVKATQYGAIARVRELVESGWDVNQPDSETVTLLHWAAINNRRDIIRYFLEKGATVDAVGGELNATPLHWATRQGHLGAVVLLMAAGADPRIRDAEGCSCIHIAAQFAHTALVAYFIAKGVDPDLQDRGGMTALMWAAWKVCALDPVRLLLTLGANPAMVDYTHGNTALHWAILARNATAISTLVLKSKASLDVPNLRGETPLSMLESQTGAIWIGAKVMDRVREAALTSQQRRSLVSKLRHDKRLRWWSMVACPFTAFYLAGIVFTVNTLYIIKFFLLGCLYAIFHTIGKALFDEHLMALLPLSVYLATKAWFYVTWLMYIEESVSFTATVCFLISSLALWVCFLKSWKGDPGIIRPTREQRFKTIIELSERGGIGFEPASFCSGCLVRRPIRSKHCSVCDRCVARFDHHCPWVGNCIGLKNHSYFMGFLWMLLIMCVWMLYGGSKYYVNHCNVRFDDFLGAMRAIGDCDAWVGWVMGNALLHMSWVILLTICQTYQVICLGMTTNERMNRGRYRHFQAKGGHSPFTRGPIQNLVDFLECSCFGLVQPKRVDWMNYYDYDAQTHQTIEKEPLLGVDCPDGMAGDHQYV, encoded by the exons ATGTACCAGAGTGCCTGCCAGGCGGCCACCACGGGCTCCTGCGTCCCGGGAGCCGGACAGCAGCCGGACAACGAGCGCCAGTCGGCGCTGATCGCCCAGCAACCCCCCACCGCGCCCGTGGAGCCCGACTACAGTGGCTTCGATATCGTTAAGGCCACCCAGTACGGGGCCATTGCCCGCGTCCGGGAGCTGGTCGAGTCCGGGTGGGATGTCAACCAGCCGGACAGCGAGACGGTCACCCTGCTCCACTGGGCGGCCATCAACAATCGGCGGGACATCATCCGGTACTTCCTCGAGAAGGGCGCCACCGTGGACGCCGTGGGCGGTGAGCTGAATGCCACGCCCCTGCACTGGGCCACCCGGCAGGGTCATCTCGGCGCCGTCGTCCTGCTGATGGCCGCCGGCGCAGATCCGAGGATCCGGGATGCGGAGGGCTGCTCCTGCATACACATCGCCGCACAGTTCGCGCACACCGCGCTGGTGGCCTACTTCATAGCGAAGGGCGTGGATCCGGATCTCCAGGATCGGGGCGGAATGACGGCGCTGATGTGGGCAGCATGGAAG GTTTGCGCTCTGGATCCCGTGCGCCTGCTGCTGACCCTCGGAGCCAATCCCGCCATGGTCGATTACACGCATGGAAACACGGCCTTGCATTGGGCCATTCTAGCGCGCAATGCCACGGCCATTTCCACACTGGTGCTCAAGTCGAAGGCCTCGCTGGATGTGCCCAATCTGCGGGGCGAAACGCCGCTCTCGATGTTGGAATCCCAAACGGGAGCCATTTGGATAGGGGCCAAGGTGATGGACCGCGTAAGGGAGGCGGCACTCACTTCGCAGCAACGGCGATCGCTGGTCTCCAAGCTGCGGCACGACAAACGCCTGAGGTGGTGGTCCATGGTGGCCTGTCCCTTCACGGCTTTCTATCTGGCCGGCATCGTCTTCACCGTGAACACGCTGTACATCATCAAGTTTTTCCTTCTGGGCTGTTTATACGCCATATTCCACACGATCGGCAAGGCCTTGTTCGATGAGCACCTGATGGCCCTACTGCCGCTGAGCGTTTACCTGGCCACCAAGGCCTGGTTCTATGTCACCTGGCTGATGTATATCGAAGAGTCTGTCTCGTTTACGGCCACCGTTTGCTTCCTGATCTCGTCACTGGCCCTGTGGGTGTGCTTCCTCAAGTCGTGGAAGGGCGATCCGGGCATTATTCGGCCCACCAGGGAGCAGCGATTTAAG ACCATCATAGAGCTTTCGGAGCGAGGTGGAATCGGCTTTGAGCCCGCCTCCTTCTGCTCCGGCTGCCTGGTGCGCCGTCCCATTCGCTCCAAGCACTGCTCCGTATGCGATCGCTGTGTGGCGAGATTCGATCACCACTGCCCCTGGGTGGGCAACTGCATCGGGCTGAAGAACCACAGCTACTTCATGGGATTCCTCTGGATGCTGCTGATCATGTGCGTCTGGATGCTGTACGGTGGCTCTAAGTACTACGTGAACCATTGCAATGTTCGATTCGATG ATTTTCTCGGTGCCATGCGGGCCATTGGCGACTGCGATGCCTGGGTGGGCTGGGTAATGGGCAACGCCCTGCTGCACATGTCCTGGGTGATCCTGCTGACGATCTGTCAGACATATCAGGTGATCTGCCTGGGCATGACCACCAATGAGCGCATGAACCGGGGACGGTATCGCCACTTCCAGGCCAAGGGCGGCCACAGTCCGTTCACCCGGGGTCCCATCCAGAATCTGGTGGACTTCCTCGAGTGCAGCTGCTTCGGATTGGTGCAGCCCAAGCGGGTGGACTGGATGAACTACTACGACTACGATGCCCAGACGCATCAGACCATCGAGAAGGAGCCGCTGCTGGGCGTCGACTGCCCAGATGGCATGGCTGGCGACCACCAGTACGTGTAG
- the hzg gene encoding phosphatase Herzog: protein MDATSIITQVSRDDEQLNVYPSYPNDKDDVDRLKPQKRGLFQSLLCCWRRNRTKTNQNGTQIDGSTTPPPLPDQQRYLLPQVRLTDMHRKCMVIDLDETLVHSSFKPIPNADFIVPVEIDGTVHQVYVLKRPHVDEFLQKMGELYECVLFTASLAKYADPVADLLDKWNVFRARLFRESCVYYRGNYIKDLNRLGRDLQKIVIVDNSPASYIFHPDNAVPVKSWFDDVTDCELRELIPLFEKLSKVDSVYSVLCNSNQPLNNQTNQQHPQELQQAPNQLHQQHQQQQQQTISATTVITQATTLSAPTMLNQQQPSPTSPQSELLQKT, encoded by the exons ATGGATGCAACATCAATAATCACGCAAGTTTCCCGCGACGACGAGCAACTGAACGTCTATCCCAGCTATCCCAATGACAAAG ACGATGTGGATCGCCTAAAGCCACAGAAGCGAGGATTATTCCAATCTCTGCTTTGCTGCTGGCGACGAAATCGAACGAAAACCAACCAGAATGGCACACAAATCGATGGTTCAACAACACCGCCACCGTTACCGGACCAACAAAGGTACCTACTACCTCAGGTTAGGCTTACCGATATGCACAGAAAGTGCATGGTCATTGATTTGGATGAGACCCTAGTGCACAGTAGTTTTAAG CCCATACCGAATGCTGATTTCATAGTTCCAGTGGAGATCGATGGAACCGTACATCAGGTGTACGTTCTGAAGCGACCGCACGTAGACGAGTTTCTGCAGAAGATGGGTGAACTGTACGAGTGCGTTTTGTTTACAGCATCACTAGCCAAATATGCAGATCCCGTTGCCGATCTGTTAGACAA atggaACGTGTTTCGTGCAAGACTGTTTAGGGAATCGTGCGTTTATTACAGGGGTAATTACATTAAGGATCTGAATCGTCTGGGGCGGGATCTTCAGAAGATTGTCATTGTCGACAATTCTCCAGCCAGTTATATCTTTCATCCAGACAATGCA GTTCCTGTAAAGTCCTGGTTCGACGATGTGACCGACTGCGAACTGCGCGAACTGATCCCGCTCTTTGAGAAGCTCAGCAAAGTTGATTCCGTCTACTCGGTGCTCTGCAATTCGAACCAGCCGCTGAACAATCAGACCAACCAGCAGCATCCCCAGGAGCTGCAGCAGGCGCCGAACCAGCTGCATCAGcagcaccaacagcagcagcaacagaccATCTCTGCCACGACAGTTATTACCCAGGCAACCACTCTGTCTGCTCCGACCATGTTGAACCAGCAGCAACCCAGTCCGACCAGCCCACAAAGCGAGCTGCTGCAAAAGACGTAA
- the mRpS31 gene encoding small ribosomal subunit protein mS31 produces MLALRSTPRLSLRSLLPAAYKNVGLASYSSSQSKNDDGYSSSDDEKPTKKKDTPKEKETAAQRLNRLLGTMQATDQLSASDFPRPGDANRKRREAQKQEAASKNVLTAAKNIASMLGTSESDKKQTESELLAKLLGHGSESSSAAKGDSQTADASAAPAAEKELNLSDLIVGMKIDRRQQPQQEQTRGEYVRRSLASRSKLQGRDGGYQRPQRHIKREAESFTGSVNLYGGEPLGIFKDTQLPSSPDILSTWAQLSERELSLQAAHPPANYFEQMVLWTDQSKVWRFPINNEQDWSDEDNVDFSEHIFLEQHLEEWCPSKGPIRHFMELVCVGLSKNPYVTAQEKKDHILWFRDYFLAKKDILKDLISKEPGKSISA; encoded by the exons ATGTTGGCCCTACGCAGCACCCCGAGATTGAGCTTACG TTCCCTGCTGCCGGCTGCCTACAAAAACGTGGGATTGGCCAGCTACTCCTCCTCGCAGTCCAAAAACGACGATGGATACTCCTCCTCGGACGACGAGAAGCCCACGAAGAAGAAGGACACGCCCAAGGAAAAGGAGACGGCGGCCCAGCGACTGAACCGCCTGCTGGGCACCATGCAGGCCACAGATCAGCTGTCGGCCTCCGACTTTCCACGTCCTGGCGACGCCAACCGGAAGCGCAGGGAGGCCCAGAAACAGGAGGCGGCCTCCAAGAATGTCCTGACGGCGGCCAAGAATATTGCCAGCATGCTGGGCACCAGCGAGAGCGACAAGAAGCAGACGGAGTCGGAGCTGCTGGCCAAACTCCTCGGTCACGGCAGCGAATCCTCTTCAGCGGCAAAAGGAGATAGTCAGACGGCTGATGCTTCAGCTGCCCCTGCTGCCGAAAAGGAACTCAATCTGAG CGATCTAATTGTGGGCATGAAGATCGATCGTCGCCAGCAGCCACAGCAGGAGCAGACTCGCGGCGAGTACGTGCGTCGCTCGTTGGCCTCCAGGTCCAAGCTGCAGGGAAGAGACGGTGGCTATCAGCGGCCACAGAGGCACATCAAGCGGGAGGCCGAATCCTTTACGGGCAGTGTCAACTTGTATGGCGGCGAACCGCTGGGCATCTTCAAGGACACCCAGCTGCCCAGTTCCCCCGACATCCTGTCCACCTGGGCGCAGCTCAGCGAGCGGGAGCTGAGCCTCCAAGCGGCCCATCCGCCGGCGAATTACTTTGAGCAGATGGTCCTGTGGACGGATCAGAGCAAAGTGTGGCGCTTTCCCATTAACAACGAGCAGGATTGGTCGGACGAGGACAACGTGGACTTCTCGGAACACATTTTCCTCGAACAGCATTTGGAGGAATGGTGTCCCAGCAAGGGACCCATCCGCCATTTCATGGAGCTCGTCTGCGTGGGCCTGTCCAAGAATCCCTATGTGACCGCCCAGGAGAAGAAGGATCACATCCTGTGGTTCCGTGactattttttggccaagaagGACATTCTCAAGGACCTGATTAGCAAGGAGCCCGGCAAAAGTATTTCCGCTTGA